The DNA window attttattttttaaaaaataaatcaaaattattttgattttttaaaaaagctcaACCTATAATTTGACTAGGTTACATGTAGATTTATTAGATCGAACATGTGACACTAGGTTAAAtcccaaactatttttttaaaattcattatgaGCAACATTCTTGGATggagtgtttgagagtgtggttgtggttactttttaaagtattttttattcagaaaagcatcaaaataatatatatttttttattttttaaaaattatttttgatattagtgcattaaaatgatctgaaaataccgaaaaaatattaatttgaagcaagaaaaagaataaaaaaatttaaaattttttcaaaaacgctttcgaaacgcaaaaacaaaccgGATCAATACTAAGAGGTTGTTGAAATTTTTCTAGTTTGAGACATTTTGTCATTGGTGATTTGCTTATAAAACCTTGTTGTATTCTTggaattttctttgtttatgaCTGATACCAATCATATATTACCATATATCACTTGCCAAGTGGTTGTTATTTTCTTCTGTAATTTTCTCAAGGATTTTCCCATCTTGTTTATGAGAAATCTAGTAATGCTAAATGTTGTGTATGCTAAGATGGGATGGAGAGAATCTGTTGACCACATTTATATTACATTAGGCATGAATACTAAATGTTActtgataatttgaaaaaagagagaaggcaAATGATTGGAgtacttaatttatttagttaagaatatttaaacaatatatttattatataaggAAGGTACTTCAAATCATAGAAAACATTTATATaaggaaaatattttgatttttaaagtggcatgcataaaatatataaattcactCCGAAAACCGAACCGAGTCTATCCAATTTTTACTCTACATCTATTTCTTAGTCGACAACATCATTGATGTATTTTCGTGTTCTCAAcgttttttccaacaaaaaaacattgtatcttcttcttgttgacAATGTTAGTTATTCACGGGTTGGTCATgttaatttgaataattttattttttaagttaaaacaaaattattttaaatttttaataaataaaatcaattctaGTTCTGAAAAGATGGATTAAGTAACAACAAAtcaatctataaaatattttattaaaatttaatccgAATCAGGTTGACAATATGCTAGGCTAATCcgaatttaatacattttagaggctttattatttttttttcctgcaattTTCTCAAGGATTTTCTCATCTTGTATATGAAAAATCCAGTAATGTTCAATGTTGTAAATGCATTTATGTGACACTaggcataaatattaaatgatacttgacagtttggaaaaaaaagaagagagaaaatgacatatgatatatattatacaaGGAAGGTATTTCAATTCATGAAAATCATGGATATAAGGAAATCTTTATACAAGGAAGGTAgttcaattataattataagtttgAATGCTTAATAAagcattgatgataaaaatctCGAAAAAATTCCTAATCCTTTtctactaattaatatttttatattttattaattacaatgAATATTTATAGTTTATGAATTCCTTATACattaattcatcataattaatgaaacaatgttcagattcatgaatatatttatcattatcacataattaatatattgattCATGCACTCGAGATATTTtaagaactaaaaataaattactaatcaacaaggatttaataataaaaaaatattttttattaatcatacTTGAATCTAAATTCATGAACCCACATGATTATACCATAATcctcaaaattattttagatttgaattttttgttatttatttcattcatatttaattaatttttaaaatatattaaagtattcATCCAACAtagttttaacctaaaaaagaagtggacctcatatataatttatcaatataaaGCTCATTACATGTTTTATAAGCCAACCCAATATCGTTAAATTAGGATTTAATTGTAATGAGATGATCTGTacccattttattttaagcCTATATAATTAGCTTGGCTGAATttataattgaaagatttggtGCTAACTACACTGTGACAAGAGATGGCAAAGCTTtattcctcctcctctctctttATTCTTGCCCTTCTCCTCTTGATATCACGTAAGACTAAATCCctcttcttcatatttttttattttttatttttatttacatcaCTCCGGCAAAAACACGTTCATGAATCGATATTtgtctgattattttttattttgaaacaagAGAATTAAATGGTAGGTTTCTAACATGATTTGGTCGCCGGTTTTTGTTGTGGCAGTTGACAGTGGGCTATCTCAGGTGGGAAAGCTCTCCCGATGTGTGAGTAGCTGGGATTGCAAAGACAAGCAAGCTTGCAAGGACGAGTGCAGCTCTCGTTATGCTGGTGGTTATGGATTGTGCACTGGCCATCCCAGAGCCTGCATATGTTCTTATGACTGTCCTCCCCTTTACATGAACAACGCCGTGTGACGAGATAGTTGCaaatttttccaataaaaagtTGAACTTATTAAGCTGAAACagtattgcaataaaaaaaccagATTATTAGCATGAAGTTGctgaattttaattcataattatattgttattaaacccgattCAGTTTATAACTCGCATAAAATAATAAGTCGGAGATTAATTCAGGTAAATctataataatatcataaatcttcttttttattaaaagaagtaAATGAATCGAAGGTATTTTAAagttcatttgaatttttactaaatcaattatatcataaattaacatattaagttaaactaaattaattctaattttttttttaaaacccgtTCTGATCAAGAGCTGAGTTGGGTTTGATAAGTGTGGTCGAATGTTGTGTTTggaggaaaaattaaaatagatattttcttctcattttgtAGAATTCTGATaccattttcctcttttttggtcattttcttttgagaaataaaataccATTCTCGTTTTAACTTCTAAGCTGGATTAATTATTACTTCTAATAATTTAGATTACCGgaacaatttatttataaatcacGAATAGCTgcactaataaaattattaaaaaaaattaaaatgtgagaatcaatattaaaaaaaaaactaaacctcATTATCATGTAAAGAATCTATTtaaaattctatatataaataaagaatataatcTCAGTTTGATATTCTAAATATTGGTCTAAGAATATACTTTATcatcaaactaaaataataataataataataataataataataataataataataataataataataataataatattgattactCCTAAAAATATTACTCtacttttatattatattataacatttGATTATTGTTCAGTAGACATGCATTAAATATAGAAATTCATTCTAAATTATTCATTTCTTCAATTGatatttgattgtattttttagataaaagatCCTtacaaatcttgaaaaaatgGACATAAAGTATAGAAATTAATCTCCAAgctatctattttttaattaaatatttttttttattttcttatcttaaaatattgacagaaaataaaacaaaataaaataaaataaatcaacataaaagaaCACATaagcatcaataaaaataaaaataaataaaaagggccCAAAGGGAAATAAAATGCAAAGTAAAAAATCTAGGGTTGGCGCGCGGTCTGTCCTTTTGCACTGACCCGATTACTATTTTGGATTCCGGCGAGACCACCTCCTCTCTCTCCCTTCAAGCCTCCAATATCTAGGGTTTTTGTAGTTCCTCTCTCCGACTAAAGCATTATGAGAGGATTCTTAAACAAGCTCGTTTCTCGCTCTCTCTCCGTCGCCGGCAAATGGCAACACCAACAACTCCGCCGCCTCAACATCCACGAATATCAggtctccctctccctctccctctcctcctcATCCTTACTAATTTTAGATTGTGATTTTCTGGACGAGTCTTGCGAGAattctttttcgttttttttagtttaatttagaataatttagtgttttttttattgcattggTTTGAGATATGCAGCAATCCTGAACCCTATATTTGCTTGATCTGATGCGGTGATTGATGGCTGTTATTACTGTTGtggtgtttctttttttgaccAGGGAGCTGGGTTGATGGGGAAATATGGGATCAATGTGCCAAAAGGTGTAGCTGTTGCTTCCCTTCATCATGTTCAAAAGGCTCTTCAATATGTATTTCCTAGCGAAAGCGAGGTAATTTGAATTAGTCTTGTACCAAATATTTGCAAAGACGTGGATTTTTCTTTCCCAAGAAATGTtggggaagagaagaaaaaatttagCTATGTAAAATTATGGAATGGAACTATCAGTatggaagaaaaaatttaattatgtaaaattaTGGAATGGAACTATTAATATGGATTGTATGTTTTCAAGGTTCTGAATGATGTACTAGTAGTTAAAAGATTAACTTTGTTATATCTTGTTGGTTTAATTTACTAAGGGAGGCTAACTTTGACCCTGGTGCAGTTGGTGGTTAAGAGCCAGGTTTTGGCTGGTGGGCGAGGATTAGGAAAGTTTAAGAATGGTTTTCAGGGTGGTGTTCACATTGTTAAGACTGACAAGGTTGAAGAAACTGCTGGTAATGAAGATTGGGTTCTATCTTTCCTTAACAACTTAATtgagggtttttctttttgcgATATCTGCAGTTTTTCTTTGTCACTTGTTGTCTCACTTTTTGTTGAATGAAAGGGATAGCTCCTAGGTTCCTTTGATGGATTCACTGactattttgttcttttaatgtGGAACTGGCCTTTCATGTTTTTACTGCAGTGGTCTCGGTAATCCCATCTCTCATATTTTAATTGCATGCAGGAAAGATGCTTGGCCAGATCCTTGTTACTAAACAAACTGGTTCTCAAGGCAAAATTGTTAGCAAGGTTTGTCATTGATGGTCTCTTTTTACATATTAACTTTTTGTTGCATACAGTCTTTGATCAATCGGTGCATGGGTAGCTGTTTTCATGGCATTTCAATTGCCTGTTAGTGgcttataaaacttgatttgtgTATCTTATGATTTTACAAAGAAGCCAATTAAAGACTCATCAATGCTTGTGAATGAAGAatcactttagtttttttacagtTAAACCAGGGGATGtggtgtgatttttttttttcaacggtCTTATTTAATGATCAAGTTGCATGAAATACTTGGATGCCTGTTTTGTAAGATTTAAAGAAGATCCCATCATAAGATGAACTCCACTTAACAGAGGAATTATGTTCATGGTATTACTTTCACAATTGTCTTTCAGCTCCATTTCTTGAGCATCTCACATTTAGTGTTCGTATTTATCTTGCCCATACacatttttcaaaaatctaGCTTGATGGATGTCATGTTTTAGATGTATTACACCAGTGTACATATTTCTATCTTTTGTTCATGTTAAATTAACTGTTACAAGTCATGTTTCACTATCTTATGAGATTTGACTTGTATAGGATCTCTCCGTCTGTTTTTAGACATGGATGAAGTGACTGTGAACCATGAGCTATAATTCTTAGACTCACATTGTGTATTATGACAGTGAAAATAACGAATCTGGCTATAAGGTTTTAGTTGGTTAGCCATCCATTTCTTGTGTCTCAGAGCAAATTCTTACTGATTAACTCGTTGATGTTTGCTTAACATGGAAAACTTGTGGGTTCTTGAGAAGAATGTGCATTGGACTCTATTGATAAAACGTCCCACATCATGGTCTTATGTTTCTTCTTTGGTTTCTGATATTTGATGACTGCAATACTAATACTGAATTTTCagtttgcaaaaataaaaataaaaaatggttatcATGGAGTTCGTTTCTccatattttgttattttcatccagcaatatttcctttaattttccTTGCACAAGGATAATGATTGTCTTGGGGATGGGTTTGAGGTTCAGttaatttcctttccttttgcaGGTTTACTTGTGTGAAAAGTTATCACTGGTCAATGAGATGTACTTTGCTATCATGCTGGATCGGACAACTGCTGGTCCAGTATGTTTCACTTGccaatattgttatttttgcttcttctttggTTTATCAATTTTACTTTGAAGTCAGTTTCAGTAAATTTGTCTTTCATATAATTACTCGCAAAAAACTGTTCTGAATCCAAGAAAGCACACATCTTGTTTTTCAGCTTATCATAGCTTGTAAAAAGGGGGGAACCAGCATTGAAGACCTTGCTGAGAAATTTCCTGACTTGATTATTAAGGTTTGATCCTTTTTCTTCTAATGTTTTAGCATGGGACAATCTGTGCAGTCTCTTTGTCTCTTGCTCATTGCCTAATTGTTATTTAACTGATCCATTGTTGTATCTGCATTCTGATAGGTACCCATTGATGTATTTAAAGGAATTACTGATGAAGATGCTGTAAAAGTTGTTGATGGCCTGGCTCCAAAGGTTGCTGATAGAAATGATTCGATTGAGCAAGTGAAGAAATTATATAAACTCTTTTGCGAGAGTGATTGCACATTGTTGGAAGTGAGTACAAATTCCTGCATTCAATTACTGTTAATGAtgtgtttatttcttttccatTGCTCAGGCATGCTAGTTTAGCATTTCCTTTGTCCATATGCATATGTGAACCCCTTTCCTCTCTGCTCAGATCAATCCCATTGCAGAGACTTCTGATAAGCAATTGGTAGCTGCTGAtgctaaattgaattttgatgatAATGCTGCTTTTCGTCAAAAGGAGATATTTGCTCTCAGAGATCCAACACAGGAAGATCCAAGAGAGGtatgtttttgtatatttttttccttacatggGCAACTTAAGCACTGGTTATGTGGAGAATCATGAAAGGTTTTGGTCCTATGTTGCATGTTAAGTATGCTCTGGTTGAGTTGACATGTTTTGAGACACATGGTCACACGTGCTGAGACGCACACATATGCTTTTGCATTAACTTTTTTAACTAAGGATGATGAAATGCATTATTAATTGCTGtatctttttaacttttttaactaAGATAGGTGGCTGCTGCCAAGGCAGATCTAAATTATATTGGTTTGGATGGGGAAATTGGTTGCATGGTGAATGGTGCAGGATTAGCAATGGCTACAATGGATATTATTAAACTGCACGGAGGCACTCCTGCAAATTTTCTTGATGTGGGTGGTAATGCTTCTGAAGAACAGGtaatatgatttagttttgcTTTAACTTCTTTAATCATCCACTGGCCTTTCTGCCCAGTTTGGCTGAGGGGGTCTGCACTGTTGTCATAACACATGCATGCTCTCATTCTGTTTTTTTTGGCTGATGGAAATGGATCATCCACAAGTCCAATTCTCTTAAGAAAGCAATTTTATGAGGCAGGTGGTTGAAGCATTTAAGATACTGACTTCTGATGACAAAGTAAAGGCAATTTTGGTGAATATATTTGGAGGAATAATGAAATGCGATGTGATAGCAAGCGGAATTGTCAACGCCGCCAAACAGGTGAGATCTGCATCATATTATATTCGggttttaatcaaaacaatcaTCACTGTATTCATTCTAGCTTCTTTGGCCCTCATCAGCACAATTACTACTGTGCGGAGTTTTATGACAAATAAATTGGAGGAGTGGTCAtttcacacacacaaaaaaaaaaaaaaaagcaaaaaagaagaacttagttgttaaaaaaaactagatgttCGTAGCAGTTCTGAATAATATTGTTAGATATTTCGTTTGATTTGGGAAGGCATTAACTTTCTTAATCCTCCTTGAAAAGGTCGCTCTAAAAGTTCCAGTTGTTGTGCGTCTCGAAGGCACTAATGTTGACCAAGGAAAGAGAATTCTGAAGGTAAATGCAAAATTTGATTATGATATTCAATCATGTAAATTCATTTGTCTTCAGTCATGGATGTTCAATTTGAACTGTGATGGTAATTTATTTTGTCCATTAATATATGCAGGAGAGTGGAATGGCACTAATCACAGCAGAAGATTTGGATGATGCTGCAGAGAAAGCAGTAAAAGCATCAGCTAGTTGAGGAATCAAGATATGGAACCAATTTATGTTCCTTACAATTTTTAGAACTTAGGTGAATCTAACatgttgaaaattgaaaataatatagcaaccctcaattttttttttgactcaCCCCTATTATTGAACTCTTGTTAAGAAATTGTGGtcttttctttgattgtttTAAGCCATGAAATGAAATGGACTGGCTCCAAGCCTTCTTTTTGTAGAGGACGAGTTTTCTGCAAATCCAGCATCGGACGATATCATTCGATGACACTTCTAAATGGATGTTCGAcgtgtgttttcttttctatttggaTGTTCTACGCATTAATAATGAATTGTTTCAAATATATAACTTTGCTTCTAATGAACTTGCATCTCAATTGGCATACATGTCTCCTTTACATTGCAAAGCTGAGGTTCGAGTCCAGTGCCTGTTTTGCAGCATTTCATGTCATCACCAACAAACAAAATTACAGGGAGAAGAAATACAAGGCTTTCTGGTTGTGTTTTCTTCACTATATACAATGTCTTGCAATGTGTAGTGTTGCTTTTTCAAGGATTCAGCAATCTTTTTCGAAATGCAGCATGCTGTGAATTGGATTGTTATCATGGGATTGACCCCAATGCACTTGGCAGTACACTTCTATCACATACAAATAAGTTTTCTGCCGCCCAGCTTTCCCCATTTTGATCAACTCCACCTTCTTCGGCCGTGGCACCCACCGTACAGCTACCCATCTGATGTGCAGAAAATAATATGGTCCAATTCTCTTCTCTTGACCTCAGCCCTCCAGGTATTCTGATTGTGTCCAAGAACTCTTCCAAATCCTTCTTAATACCTTCACAGACTAGTCTTTGGCCATCACTTCGGTAAGTGCCCACTTTCACAGCTCCAGCTGCAATCAAAATTCGCAAAGCCTTCCTCAAAGCCTATTTTAAGATTTTCCTTGTCTATCTCGTCTAGATGATGCCTGAAGTGACCATCCCTCTTCACTTCTCTTGAACCTTGATCTATAACCATCGCAAAGATGTGGGCAGTTCATGAATACCTCACCATCCTATCCATGAAGTCCAGCCCTGAAGTCCATGGACATGCTGCTGCAAACGAGGCTGGTCCAATAGATGGAGTTTCTAAAATGCTAGTGTGTTTGGGCTCTGCTGAGACTGCCTTGTGCATGGAAGTGACAATTCCTCCCTCGGATACTTTTCCTTCGAGACAAGATATATGCTCTGGAAAGTGTCCCCGGACGGGGGGGTAGCTCCACACGCAGAAATGATTACTTCGGACACAATTTGCAGCTTTCTGGTGACATTTGCATTCAAAGCTCTAGCTACAACTCCCAAGCATTTCCTTTTGTATCGGTCTTCTCCAATATGAATTTCTCAGCTCTGCATCCTGATAGGATCACAGCACCGCCATGTGGAATCGGTCCCTTTCTTCTCTCCTGTTCTACACTCATAGCAGCAAGAACCACAATAATGATCCTCCGTACAATTCCTTGGCACAAATCCAACTTTCAAACCAAGTTTCTGACATCCTCTCCgaagaatttgattttgaaatcctTTCTCGGCGCAATGCTCTGTAACACCAATCCTCTTGCACACTGCATCCATGGCATATTGATATTCAGGACTCCCATATAGTGGAATCATGTGATCAACAGACCATTCTCCGAGAACAGAATCAGGTGTCTTTATGCATGCAGACCAGTTTACAGCAGAACCTCCACCCACTGTTGATCCGGCCAAAATCATAGTTTCCCCGTCGACAGCTGATAGAAATCCACCAGACTCGTATAGCTCAGACATGGAAGGCCCTTCAAGTGAAGAGTAATCTTCTGGCACGGAATAGTTCCCTTTATCTAGGACAAGTACTTTCTTGCCTGAGCTTGCGAGGGCTGAAGCTGCAATCCCTCCACCGCAACCGGATCCAACAACCACAACATCACATTTGACCTTGCAGGTGTTGTGTTCCGGATCTTCCATGACTTGGAGGCCTTTTTGGATGAGTTACTGGACAAGGGTTGAGTCATTCTGATGTGCAGCAGTTTCTGTGATTCTCCTTTGGAGAGGTCTTTCCTCAGGTTTTTTCAACTTCTCTCTGGTATCTACTTGATATCCAATTGCTTCCCATGCTTTGTTTTCCGATGTCATCAGTCTTCGACAGAGGAAGagattaaaaatagaaaaaaattatgtacaagttaagaaattaaaaaaaaatggtgtatATATAAGTACGTATAGCTCTTGCATGCATGATATGTCCCAGACTGAAGATTCAGATTTCAAGATCAGATCAAGTCAAAGAAGCAAAACTCAGTTCATATCCTTGTTAAACTCCGCCCATCGCGGTGTGTTAATTAGAGATCTCCGAACTTGAGACTTGTTCAGGActggtttttaaattaaatcaagcaagagttaattgattaaaaatttaaagggtTAACTTGCAATCCAATTAAAActtagtttgtttgttttattttaaacgttgttattattttttttttaaataatttattgaaatattatcattttagtttaataattttttttaataaaattcattacaTACATGCACATGAGTTTGATCACCACAAAAACCACTCTTAATGGTGTCAGGTACTGTTGCCTTGACCATTTCCTAAGAatttcttctctcctctccGCAGAAATTTCAGAGAACTTGTGAATCAATGGCCATTTCCAATCCAAACAGATGAACCCACAAAGCAGAAGTGTACCCAATCTGCAAGACAGAAACTTCAAAACCAATCTCACGAAGAGCACTGCTTCTGGCACCCCGCTTTTTACCATCAACTCTGCTACCTGtatttcattaatcatcaaaatttatgaaaaataagcatTAATTAACAATTCGACAAACTGACATGCACATGTTTTTTGAATGCATTGGAAACGTCATTGTTGAAATTAAGGAAAGTGAATTTGAGAGACTGATCTTATCAGGTACGGGAGACTGAGACCCAGAAGCTTTGTAGAAAGAACGAATAGCCTCCTGCTTATCAACAGGGATTTCCTCGCTAAAGCTGGGTACAGGCAATGGAGGAATGAGAGTTTCACAAAAGGCATCTAATGATTGCATCTGTCCTGAAGAGAATCCATGACCATATGCATTGCTTAGTACTTTCCTGTTCCCTCCTCTTAATAGTGGATGGCAGTTCTGATTTTGCTCCATGCAGCTTTCTCTTGCCTGTTCCCTCTTCCCAACATTTGCCCATTTATTAGGTGCTCATTTATTCACGATGCCTCTTGATAAACCATATTATCAgaactaaaaaatcaataattttatgcCTTGACCTGGCCTTCAAGCCCATGGAATAAGATAGGATTTCATCAAGAATCttgatgaaatgattttttagttttgataatatggttttttttttttcagtgaaatgattgatgaattatgtttaatatttataaatggcCCCCTCTTTAGAGTGTTGGGActcttaataattaaatcaatatttaagagaaaattattcttttttaaagaaagctttagaaatagatatattttatttgtaatggaaaaaaattcaacctgCCTTGGCAGAAGTTACCTTGGTCCTTTTTTATTGCTCTTGAGGTCCCTGTTTTTCATGGAAGGGAAAAAGTTTACATATCCGgccaatatatatttatgtctTATCAGAGTAAAATATTTCTGACTTATAAGAGTAAAATATCCTAACTCATTAGAGCAAAATATCTTTGACTGTGGATCTGGCGGTTCATGAGATCCACACACGCCTAGGCTCAATACTTGACTGAGCTTGGAGATGGTAAGTTTGGCAATTCGTCAGACCTACACACGTTTATGTTCAACGCTTGGATGAGTCCAGAGATGGCGTGTCTAGTAGTGGATCTGGTTGTTTGCCAAACCCACACATGTTTGGGCTTAGCACTTGGCTGAGCTTAGGGATGGTGGGCCTGACGGTTCACCAGACCCATATATATCTTGACTTAACACTTGGCTAAACCTAGAGATAATGAATTATTACCTTAAACTTTGTTCATTTGTTCAGAAAGGAGgacttataaaaaacaaaaaaaatattaatgattacCTCTGGAAAATGAAAGGTTCTTAGACAATGCAAAATACGAATCATGAGAGAATTGAATGtaaaatattcaatataatatcacaaaaaagagatatattgttatttgttataAAACCCATCACTATATTCGAGCGAaaacatgattgttttttttttaaatcattcatttgaattgatatttgatGTAGGTTTTTTTGTGTCTGTCTCAACTAAGAAGACTTTGTAACTTAAGATTGGAGTTTTAAGTTAATTGGTTTGAACTCAAGAGTTCTAAGTTAACCGGTTCTAACTCTGGATTTAATCTTAGATCTACTCGTGTGATTCTAAATTTGTATTACAAAGTTACACGAGTATTGATATGATTAAATCCACT is part of the Populus trichocarpa isolate Nisqually-1 chromosome 2, P.trichocarpa_v4.1, whole genome shotgun sequence genome and encodes:
- the LOC7474514 gene encoding succinate--CoA ligase [ADP-forming] subunit beta, mitochondrial, coding for MRGFLNKLVSRSLSVAGKWQHQQLRRLNIHEYQGAGLMGKYGINVPKGVAVASLHHVQKALQYVFPSESELVVKSQVLAGGRGLGKFKNGFQGGVHIVKTDKVEETAGKMLGQILVTKQTGSQGKIVSKVYLCEKLSLVNEMYFAIMLDRTTAGPLIIACKKGGTSIEDLAEKFPDLIIKVPIDVFKGITDEDAVKVVDGLAPKVADRNDSIEQVKKLYKLFCESDCTLLEINPIAETSDKQLVAADAKLNFDDNAAFRQKEIFALRDPTQEDPREVAAAKADLNYIGLDGEIGCMVNGAGLAMATMDIIKLHGGTPANFLDVGGNASEEQVVEAFKILTSDDKVKAILVNIFGGIMKCDVIASGIVNAAKQVALKVPVVVRLEGTNVDQGKRILKESGMALITAEDLDDAAEKAVKASAS